One genomic segment of Hymenobacter psoromatis includes these proteins:
- a CDS encoding alpha/beta hydrolase codes for MNKKAFLLSLLVSIICISCSVKLASLADETTEQIQTTYKVTKDVSYGVDAEQDMDIYLAENVKKLKNKNYTIIFLHGGGYYISDKSREERYIQPYLKKGMNVVNLNYRIKRGIPIATEDLTYALNFLKVHNATYHLNLERVVLTGFSAGAHIASMVAVTANDPTYPNKLAAGIKIAGVINFSGPVDGLDVVEKVFMSNEVPIMKEIGFALFPATTDYAPKEYIRKYEPITYFDKNDPPFFIWHGGKDDQVPPETFEKFVGLLNEDKKKNEVFFLPQGLHSPNSSELKDAYVEIFKFLDKK; via the coding sequence ATGAACAAAAAAGCTTTTCTTCTCAGTCTGCTTGTTTCGATAATATGTATTTCATGCTCCGTTAAACTGGCTTCGCTAGCTGATGAAACTACTGAGCAAATACAGACTACATACAAAGTAACAAAAGACGTATCGTATGGCGTTGATGCGGAGCAGGATATGGATATTTACCTTGCAGAAAATGTAAAGAAATTAAAAAATAAAAATTACACCATCATTTTTTTACACGGCGGGGGCTATTATATCAGCGATAAGTCGCGTGAGGAACGATACATTCAGCCATATCTGAAAAAGGGGATGAATGTAGTCAACCTGAACTACCGAATTAAACGCGGGATTCCCATCGCCACGGAAGATTTAACATATGCCCTAAATTTTTTGAAAGTGCACAACGCTACGTACCACCTGAATTTAGAACGGGTAGTTCTTACTGGCTTTTCGGCCGGTGCACACATCGCCAGCATGGTGGCAGTTACGGCCAACGACCCGACTTATCCCAACAAGCTGGCCGCAGGAATTAAGATTGCCGGGGTTATCAACTTTTCCGGCCCGGTTGATGGATTAGACGTAGTAGAAAAGGTTTTTATGAGCAACGAGGTCCCCATTATGAAGGAAATTGGCTTCGCACTTTTCCCAGCAACTACCGATTATGCACCCAAAGAATATATTCGAAAGTATGAACCGATAACTTACTTTGATAAAAATGACCCGCCATTCTTTATCTGGCACGGTGGTAAAGACGACCAGGTTCCGCCCGAAACCTTTGAGAAATTCGTGGGGCTGCTCAACGAGGATAAGAAAAAGAACGAAGTTTTTTTTCTGCCTCAAGGTCTTCATAGCCCCAATTCCAGTGAGTTAAAAGACGCTTACGTGGAGATATTTAAGTTTCTGGACAAAAAATAG
- the paaA gene encoding 1,2-phenylacetyl-CoA epoxidase subunit PaaA, whose product METPNLTPEEQFQARIDADVRIEPKDWMPDAYRKTLIRQISQHAHSELVGMLPEGNWITRAPSLKRKSILLAKVQDEAGHGLYLYSAAETLGVSREQMLSDLHSGKAKYSSIFNYPTLSWADMGCVGWLVDGAAILNQVPLCRTSYGPYARAMVRVCKEESFHQRQGFEIMQTLCEGAPTQKAMAQEALNRWWWPTLMMFGPKDSESPNTEQSMKWRIKRFTNDELRQKFVDMMVPQAEFLGLTVPDERVNWNEARQAYDFGEVDWNEFWNVVKGNGLCNHERLQARVQAHEEGAWVREAALAHAQKRAAREVAVAA is encoded by the coding sequence ATGGAAACTCCCAACCTCACCCCCGAAGAACAGTTTCAGGCCCGAATTGATGCCGACGTGCGCATCGAGCCCAAAGACTGGATGCCGGACGCCTACCGCAAAACGCTGATTCGGCAAATCTCGCAACATGCTCACTCTGAGCTAGTGGGGATGCTGCCCGAGGGCAATTGGATAACCCGCGCGCCGTCGCTCAAGCGCAAGTCTATCTTGCTGGCTAAGGTGCAGGACGAGGCTGGCCACGGCCTGTATTTGTACAGCGCGGCCGAGACGCTGGGTGTTTCGCGCGAACAGATGCTGAGTGATTTGCATTCGGGCAAAGCCAAGTATTCCAGTATTTTCAATTACCCTACCCTAAGCTGGGCCGATATGGGCTGCGTGGGCTGGCTCGTAGACGGCGCGGCCATCCTGAACCAGGTGCCGCTGTGCCGCACCTCCTACGGCCCCTACGCCCGCGCGATGGTGCGGGTGTGCAAAGAGGAAAGCTTCCACCAGCGCCAGGGCTTCGAAATAATGCAGACGTTGTGCGAGGGCGCGCCGACCCAAAAAGCAATGGCGCAGGAGGCCCTCAACCGCTGGTGGTGGCCCACGCTGATGATGTTCGGCCCCAAAGACAGCGAATCGCCCAACACGGAGCAAAGCATGAAGTGGCGCATCAAGCGCTTCACTAACGACGAGCTGCGCCAGAAATTCGTGGACATGATGGTGCCCCAGGCCGAGTTTCTGGGCCTGACCGTGCCCGACGAGCGGGTGAACTGGAACGAGGCCCGCCAGGCCTACGACTTCGGCGAGGTGGACTGGAACGAGTTCTGGAACGTGGTGAAGGGCAACGGCCTCTGCAACCACGAGCGCCTGCAAGCCCGCGTGCAAGCCCACGAAGAAGGCGCCTGGGTGCGCGAAGCAGCCCTGGCCCACGCGCAAAAGCGCGCGGCGCGGGAAGTGGCTGTGGCGGCGTAG
- a CDS encoding acyltransferase family protein, with amino-acid sequence MALSTTQPLKTKQHFELLDGLRGVAAVAVVIFHFMEFAIPDYTHNFIAHGYLAVDFFFCLSGFVIAYAYDNRINAMGMVEFCKLRLIRLHPLVIIGSVLGLIFFLLDPYSNLAAKYSASQLVTMFMASCLLIPYPVVLQRSANLFHLNPPTWSLFWEYIANIFYVLILFKLSNKLLWLIVSCAALLLCYEAHHVTYLGVGWGKDNFWGGGIRILYSFPIGMLIYRSNWIVKSRLGFISLGFLLFIAFLIPYSTKTNWLADSLIVLFYFPFLVALGAGASAAAPLQAICRFSGEISYPLYMIHYPFLWIFLSYVEKNKPSLNQMTLIILIAAVLLIMLAYSGLKFLDVPIRAYLKRYLKKSENP; translated from the coding sequence ATGGCATTAAGTACCACGCAGCCGCTAAAAACCAAGCAGCACTTTGAATTATTGGATGGTCTCCGGGGAGTGGCGGCCGTAGCCGTCGTCATTTTTCATTTTATGGAATTCGCCATTCCCGATTATACGCACAATTTTATCGCGCATGGCTACCTCGCAGTTGATTTTTTCTTTTGCTTATCCGGGTTCGTAATTGCTTACGCCTACGATAATCGAATAAATGCAATGGGAATGGTGGAATTTTGCAAATTGAGGCTTATTCGTCTGCATCCACTCGTTATTATTGGTTCAGTTTTAGGATTAATATTCTTCTTGCTTGACCCTTATAGCAACCTGGCCGCCAAGTATAGCGCTAGTCAGCTGGTAACGATGTTCATGGCTTCCTGCCTATTGATTCCCTATCCGGTAGTACTGCAACGCTCTGCTAATCTTTTTCATCTCAACCCGCCAACCTGGTCGCTATTCTGGGAATATATTGCCAATATTTTTTACGTGCTGATTTTATTCAAACTATCTAATAAGCTACTGTGGCTAATAGTCTCTTGCGCAGCACTTCTGCTATGTTACGAAGCTCATCATGTTACCTACTTGGGGGTAGGCTGGGGCAAAGATAATTTTTGGGGTGGTGGCATCCGAATTTTATATTCCTTTCCTATCGGGATGCTCATCTACCGTTCCAACTGGATTGTTAAGTCGCGGCTAGGTTTTATTTCACTTGGCTTTTTATTATTTATCGCCTTTCTGATTCCCTACTCAACTAAGACAAACTGGCTAGCCGACTCTCTCATCGTACTTTTTTATTTCCCCTTTCTGGTTGCCTTGGGCGCGGGAGCCAGTGCGGCCGCACCGCTCCAAGCCATCTGTCGCTTTTCAGGAGAAATTTCCTACCCACTCTACATGATTCACTACCCCTTTTTATGGATATTTTTGAGCTACGTAGAGAAAAATAAGCCTAGTTTGAACCAAATGACACTCATTATCCTAATAGCGGCGGTCCTTTTAATTATGCTGGCGTACTCAGGATTGAAGTTTTTAGACGTGCCAATTCGTGCTTACTTGAAGAGATATTTAAAAAAAAGCGAAAACCCCTAG
- a CDS encoding DUF5103 domain-containing protein gives MRFRLLSYPLVLLAAACVPLGTPITNPNVPVSQQKPAEYYAERTLRYQDYIYDPSVHSVQCYVPTAQVNDIFLPPIVPLTQEQPVTLEFDVLGEQAPRLTAKLVHCDLSWTPSQLIDTQFLDQINEFTLTNYQTSVNTKVPYYHYTLQVPRVKLSGNYLLVVQNQAGAPLLSRRMLVYENQVIAQLQPGILAGGLDARYAYQQLNFSINYSAVDLVNPAAEVKVVLRQNYRWDNAHYNLTPTFVRDAERVLQYQYINYENAFPGLSEYRYFDMRSLQAGGLGVARLLRQGTPTQVELVPEATRNGLAYNQYVDANGQRVFQNREYGNGAYNADYAEVTFNLQAPRPALGPVYVFGALSDWQLKDEFRLTYDSVRAAYTGHALLKQGYYNYDYAVAPARAGVAPDEIFFEGTHQETENQYDLLVYYRPPGVRTDLLIAYQRLDLNQR, from the coding sequence ATGCGCTTTCGCCTTCTCTCCTACCCCCTGGTGCTGCTCGCGGCGGCCTGCGTGCCGCTGGGCACGCCCATTACCAACCCCAACGTGCCGGTGAGCCAGCAGAAACCGGCCGAATACTACGCAGAGCGCACCCTGCGCTACCAGGACTACATCTATGACCCCAGCGTGCACAGCGTGCAGTGCTACGTGCCGACGGCGCAGGTCAACGATATTTTCCTACCCCCCATTGTGCCCCTGACCCAAGAGCAGCCCGTGACGCTGGAGTTTGACGTGCTGGGCGAGCAGGCCCCACGCCTCACGGCTAAGCTCGTGCACTGCGACCTGAGCTGGACGCCCTCGCAGCTGATTGATACGCAGTTTCTGGACCAGATAAACGAGTTTACGCTCACCAATTACCAGACTTCGGTTAATACCAAGGTGCCGTACTACCATTATACCTTGCAGGTACCGCGCGTGAAGCTCAGCGGCAACTACCTGCTGGTAGTGCAGAACCAGGCCGGCGCGCCGCTGCTCTCGCGCCGAATGCTGGTGTATGAGAACCAGGTTATTGCGCAATTACAGCCCGGTATTCTGGCCGGCGGCCTGGATGCGCGCTACGCTTACCAACAGCTCAATTTCAGCATCAATTATAGCGCCGTGGACCTGGTTAACCCGGCCGCCGAGGTAAAGGTGGTGCTGCGCCAAAACTACCGCTGGGACAATGCCCACTACAACCTGACTCCCACCTTCGTGCGCGATGCCGAGCGCGTGCTCCAATACCAGTATATCAACTATGAAAACGCCTTTCCGGGTCTGAGCGAGTACCGCTACTTCGATATGCGCTCCTTGCAGGCCGGCGGCCTGGGCGTGGCGCGGCTGCTGCGCCAGGGTACCCCTACCCAGGTCGAATTAGTACCCGAAGCAACCCGCAACGGCCTGGCCTACAACCAGTACGTGGATGCCAACGGCCAGCGCGTGTTTCAGAACCGCGAGTACGGCAACGGGGCCTACAATGCCGACTACGCCGAGGTTACGTTTAATTTGCAGGCCCCGCGGCCCGCGCTGGGCCCGGTCTACGTGTTCGGGGCGCTCAGCGACTGGCAGCTCAAGGACGAGTTCCGGCTGACATACGACTCGGTGCGGGCGGCTTACACGGGCCACGCGCTGCTTAAGCAGGGCTACTATAACTACGACTATGCGGTAGCCCCCGCGCGGGCCGGCGTCGCGCCCGATGAGATTTTCTTCGAAGGCACCCACCAGGAAACCGAGAATCAATACGACCTGCTGGTGTACTACCGCCCACCCGGCGTGCGCACCGACCTGCTCATCGCCTACCAGCGCCTCGACCTGAATCAGCGCTAA
- a CDS encoding 2Fe-2S iron-sulfur cluster-binding protein, with protein MSRFHPLKIKSITRETADCVSLAFEVPMELRETFRYEPGQYLTLRREHAGEELRRSYSLCSSPLEDEWRVAIKQVPGGRFSTLAVAEGLRAGDMLDVLPPQGRFVVRLHPAQARRYALFAAGSGITPILSIAKTILLTEPGSRVYLVYGNRGRNSIIFKEQLEGLKNRFLERLSVLHVLSREQGESDLLFGRLDYAKATEILQKALPTPSLDECFICGPEEMIHGVRLALAEAGVAEEHVHFELFTAAASQTQKQAPTPRPAGEDDQKSQVSLHLDGRSYSMPMSFYGDTVLDAALAAGIDAPYSCKNGMCSTCRARVTAGTAAMDVNYSLSEREIAQGYVLTCQARPTAPAVTVDFDA; from the coding sequence ATGAGCCGCTTTCACCCTTTAAAAATAAAAAGCATTACCCGCGAAACGGCCGACTGCGTGTCGCTGGCCTTTGAGGTGCCGATGGAGCTGCGCGAGACATTTCGCTACGAGCCGGGGCAGTACCTGACCCTGCGGCGCGAGCACGCGGGCGAGGAGCTACGCCGTAGCTACTCGCTGTGCAGCAGCCCGTTGGAGGACGAGTGGCGGGTGGCCATCAAACAGGTGCCGGGCGGGCGCTTCTCGACGCTGGCCGTGGCTGAGGGCCTGCGGGCGGGCGACATGCTGGACGTGCTGCCGCCGCAGGGCCGCTTCGTGGTGCGGCTGCACCCGGCGCAGGCCCGGCGCTACGCGCTGTTTGCGGCCGGCAGCGGCATCACGCCCATCCTGAGCATTGCCAAAACGATATTGCTGACCGAGCCGGGCAGCCGCGTGTACCTGGTGTACGGCAACCGGGGGCGCAACTCCATTATTTTCAAGGAACAGCTGGAGGGCCTGAAAAACAGGTTTTTGGAGCGCCTGAGCGTGCTACACGTGCTGAGCCGCGAGCAGGGCGAGAGTGACCTGCTGTTTGGCCGCCTGGATTACGCCAAAGCCACCGAGATTCTGCAAAAAGCGCTGCCTACCCCCAGCCTCGACGAGTGCTTCATCTGCGGGCCGGAGGAGATGATTCACGGCGTGCGCCTGGCCCTGGCCGAGGCTGGCGTAGCGGAGGAGCACGTTCATTTTGAGCTGTTTACCGCCGCTGCCAGCCAGACGCAGAAGCAAGCCCCTACTCCCCGCCCGGCGGGCGAAGACGACCAGAAAAGCCAGGTAAGCCTGCACCTCGACGGCCGCAGCTACTCCATGCCCATGTCCTTTTATGGCGACACAGTGCTCGATGCGGCCCTGGCCGCCGGCATCGACGCCCCGTATTCGTGCAAGAATGGCATGTGCAGCACCTGCCGCGCCCGCGTCACGGCCGGCACCGCCGCGATGGATGTCAACTACTCGCTTTCCGAGCGCGAAATAGCGCAGGGCTACGTGCTCACGTGCCAGGCCCGGCCCACCGCGCCCGCCGTAACGGTCGATTTTGACGCCTAA
- a CDS encoding polyphosphate kinase 2 family protein: MTTTAHLATDPATPAVRVQPGIPFRLADIDPSNTEPFSRHKKKLLERQRELRKQLSDYQVNLHAEHRRSLLLVFQAMDTGGKDGTIRVLLTGVNPAGIEVAAFKQPSAEELDHDFLWRIHQHTPGKGRIGVFNRSHYEDVLITRVHGLIQPITWQQHYQDIINFEQLLTRSGTRVIKFFLYISKEEQAKRLQARLDDPKKRWKFEPADLKERSLWDSYQVAYQEALAATSTLDSPWYIIPANSKRARDLAIAEIVVAALADMNPQPPAATFDVAAQVIK, from the coding sequence ATGACTACTACCGCCCACTTGGCCACCGACCCAGCCACGCCCGCCGTGCGCGTGCAGCCCGGCATCCCGTTTCGCCTCGCCGACATTGACCCGAGTAATACCGAGCCATTTTCCCGCCACAAAAAAAAACTGCTTGAGCGCCAGCGCGAACTGCGCAAGCAACTCAGCGACTACCAAGTGAATCTCCACGCCGAGCACCGGCGTAGCCTCTTACTCGTGTTTCAGGCAATGGACACCGGTGGCAAGGACGGCACCATTCGGGTGCTGCTCACAGGCGTAAACCCGGCCGGTATTGAGGTGGCGGCTTTCAAGCAGCCCAGTGCCGAAGAGCTGGACCACGATTTTCTGTGGCGCATTCACCAGCACACGCCGGGCAAAGGCCGCATCGGGGTCTTCAACCGCTCGCACTACGAGGATGTGCTCATCACGCGGGTGCACGGCCTCATCCAGCCCATTACCTGGCAGCAACACTATCAGGACATCATCAACTTTGAGCAATTACTAACCCGTAGCGGTACCCGCGTCATCAAATTCTTCCTCTACATCTCGAAGGAAGAACAAGCCAAGCGTCTGCAAGCCCGCCTCGACGACCCCAAGAAGCGCTGGAAATTTGAGCCCGCCGACCTCAAGGAGCGCTCCCTCTGGGATAGCTACCAAGTGGCCTACCAAGAAGCCCTGGCCGCCACCTCTACCCTCGACAGCCCTTGGTACATCATCCCGGCCAACAGTAAGCGCGCCCGCGACCTGGCTATTGCCGAAATCGTAGTCGCTGCCCTGGCCGACATGAACCCCCAGCCCCCTGCCGCCACCTTCGACGTAGCCGCGCAGGTGATTAAGTGA
- a CDS encoding Fpg/Nei family DNA glycosylase: protein MPELPEVETYRRFIEEVAVGQTIIGLEVRDAHVLAVPEAELRAGVVGRCITGTGRLGKNCFVELDNGRLLVLHFGMTGDIGAYRDAPDAPRFTRVAWQLADSGLSLAFIDPRKFGRIRLAESVEAYQKAKKLGPDALQIAAAELHQKLSRRRVFVKPLLLDQGLTAGLGNWIVDEVLFQAKIHPERPGNSLLEKETTALHGAIQLVLTTAIRHEANYRLFPKSFLIHAREWDESATPGSDAHTFCPRHPKTLIEKFYVGGRATYICPKCQPAPK, encoded by the coding sequence ATGCCCGAGTTACCTGAGGTCGAAACCTACCGCCGCTTTATTGAGGAAGTAGCGGTGGGCCAGACAATTATCGGCCTGGAGGTGCGCGATGCGCACGTGCTGGCCGTGCCCGAAGCCGAGCTGCGCGCCGGCGTGGTGGGCCGCTGCATCACCGGCACCGGCCGGCTGGGCAAAAACTGCTTTGTAGAGCTGGACAACGGCCGGCTGCTGGTGCTGCACTTCGGCATGACCGGCGACATTGGGGCTTACCGCGACGCGCCCGATGCGCCCCGCTTCACGCGCGTGGCCTGGCAACTGGCCGACTCGGGCCTGAGCCTGGCCTTCATTGACCCGCGTAAATTCGGGCGCATTCGGCTGGCGGAGAGTGTAGAAGCTTACCAAAAAGCCAAGAAGCTGGGGCCCGACGCGCTGCAAATAGCGGCCGCCGAGCTGCACCAGAAGCTCAGCCGCCGCCGGGTGTTTGTGAAGCCGCTGCTGCTGGACCAGGGCCTCACGGCCGGCCTCGGCAACTGGATTGTGGACGAGGTGCTGTTTCAGGCCAAAATCCATCCTGAGCGGCCGGGCAATTCGCTTTTGGAGAAGGAAACCACGGCGCTGCACGGGGCTATTCAGCTGGTGCTCACCACGGCCATCCGGCACGAGGCCAATTACCGACTCTTTCCGAAGTCGTTTCTCATCCATGCCCGCGAGTGGGACGAGTCGGCTACCCCCGGCTCCGACGCGCACACGTTTTGCCCCCGCCATCCGAAGACGCTGATTGAGAAATTTTACGTGGGCGGCCGCGCTACGTACATCTGCCCCAAGTGCCAGCCCGCGCCGAAGTAA
- a CDS encoding SMI1/KNR4 family protein: protein MKENIKELNEKLSTLRPEFYVSLQQPLAESEINSLEEKYKMQIPSDLSALYKWKNGQVSDCYESFVNNSMFIPLEQALAIAAENTSMIGYDFEVENWWNEKWIPIFHNGGGDYICYDLGGIFTGQQGQLLEFWHADNDRNIIAPNLEAFISKINYFYNTKQKQEFDEYFQIENIDGYPQEFTVE, encoded by the coding sequence ATGAAAGAAAATATCAAAGAACTAAATGAGAAATTATCTACTTTAAGACCAGAATTCTACGTAAGTCTCCAACAACCCCTGGCTGAGAGTGAAATTAATAGTTTAGAGGAAAAGTATAAAATGCAAATCCCTAGTGATTTGAGTGCACTCTACAAGTGGAAAAATGGCCAGGTATCTGATTGCTATGAGTCGTTTGTGAACAACTCAATGTTTATTCCACTAGAACAAGCGCTTGCGATAGCAGCGGAAAATACTTCGATGATTGGGTACGATTTTGAAGTTGAGAATTGGTGGAACGAAAAATGGATACCAATTTTCCACAATGGTGGCGGTGACTATATCTGCTATGACCTAGGTGGAATCTTCACGGGACAGCAGGGACAGCTACTTGAATTTTGGCACGCTGATAATGACAGAAATATTATTGCGCCGAATCTGGAAGCATTTATTTCTAAAATAAATTACTTCTATAATACTAAGCAGAAGCAGGAATTTGATGAATATTTTCAAATTGAAAATATAGACGGTTATCCCCAAGAATTCACTGTTGAATAA
- the paaB gene encoding 1,2-phenylacetyl-CoA epoxidase subunit PaaB produces MNQDEWPLWEVFIRSKQGLDHKHVGSLHAADATMAVQNARDVYTRRQEGVSIWVVESRHVHASNPDEAAEFFDPANDKAYRHPTFYDVPASIKHM; encoded by the coding sequence ATGAACCAAGACGAATGGCCCCTGTGGGAGGTCTTCATCCGTAGCAAGCAGGGGCTCGACCATAAGCATGTGGGGAGCCTGCATGCCGCCGACGCGACAATGGCCGTGCAAAACGCCCGCGATGTGTACACCCGCCGCCAGGAAGGCGTGAGCATCTGGGTGGTGGAGTCGCGGCACGTGCACGCCTCTAACCCCGACGAGGCAGCCGAGTTTTTCGACCCGGCTAATGACAAAGCCTACCGGCACCCCACGTTTTACGACGTGCCGGCCTCCATCAAGCACATGTGA
- a CDS encoding membrane-binding protein, whose amino-acid sequence MPILPRVFRRLAVAAGLPALLLLVAAPASQAQAPTPTDVPASQAAGIIREITDAVGLQPRFELRATTQVDNAAAVVYDGRRYLLYNPQFLAAVNQAGHTDWAGISILAHEMGHHLNGHTLRGGGSQPQDELEADEFSGFVLRRLGASLAQAQAALAAVAPEAGSASHPGRAPRLAAISQGWGRANDQIVASSRAGSAQPSAQPIALAPTPRPAADEAAQSDTHAPLARNASAAPVRLVGQLTFRASPDVPYYLTSALNVVRLTDESSADDEAVREAQVVGRLRRTGNANFPFVLEDGRQHQLFVTPGGDVYDQAGQRVAKLHE is encoded by the coding sequence ATGCCCATTCTCCCCCGCGTTTTTCGCCGGCTGGCGGTAGCCGCCGGCCTGCCGGCCCTGTTGCTACTAGTGGCGGCCCCAGCCAGCCAGGCGCAGGCCCCTACCCCCACCGACGTGCCCGCCAGCCAGGCGGCCGGTATTATCCGCGAAATCACCGATGCGGTGGGTCTGCAGCCGCGCTTTGAGCTGCGCGCCACCACGCAGGTGGATAATGCGGCGGCCGTGGTGTATGATGGCCGACGCTATTTGCTCTATAATCCGCAGTTTCTGGCGGCCGTGAACCAGGCGGGCCACACCGACTGGGCGGGCATCAGTATTCTGGCCCATGAGATGGGCCACCACCTCAACGGCCACACGCTGCGCGGCGGCGGCTCGCAGCCGCAGGACGAGCTGGAAGCCGACGAGTTTTCGGGCTTCGTGCTGCGGCGGCTGGGGGCTAGCCTGGCCCAGGCCCAGGCCGCGCTAGCGGCCGTCGCGCCCGAGGCAGGCTCGGCCAGCCACCCCGGTCGCGCGCCGCGCCTGGCGGCCATCAGCCAGGGCTGGGGCCGTGCCAACGACCAAATAGTGGCCAGCAGCCGGGCCGGCAGCGCACAGCCTTCGGCCCAGCCTATTGCCCTGGCCCCTACCCCCCGCCCCGCGGCCGATGAGGCTGCCCAAAGTGATACCCACGCCCCATTAGCCCGCAACGCCAGCGCTGCGCCTGTGCGACTGGTGGGCCAACTCACGTTTCGCGCCAGCCCCGACGTGCCGTATTACCTCACCAGCGCCCTGAACGTGGTGCGCCTGACTGACGAAAGCAGTGCTGATGACGAGGCCGTGCGCGAGGCCCAGGTGGTGGGCCGCCTGCGCCGCACCGGTAACGCTAATTTCCCGTTCGTGCTCGAAGATGGCCGCCAGCACCAGCTTTTCGTAACGCCCGGCGGCGACGTGTATGACCAAGCCGGCCAGCGCGTGGCTAAGCTACACGAGTAA
- a CDS encoding AI-2E family transporter — MNPAPTPPSSPGSAYVWRVGVAVGITLLVLLLTGLLGTAFGVFLRVLAALLIALPLRAGADWLHRRTKLPTGLALLVVTLLVLGLLMGMGWLFSDRISEQVRGLQEELPRAVRDVQARVQGTEWGQWLSRENIDFTHIAGGTSAWLGRATGIFSSTLSVLADTYVIVFLALFIVIQPKLYRAGLVMLVSKAHRERADQVLDKISDTLVKWVLGRLVSMLAVGMLTVLGLWALGMPMAAVLGLFAGLVTFIPNIGPIISMVPALLLAFFNGGPHMALYVLLLYLGVQTLESAAVSPIVQQRLILMPPALIFIGQLIIGSYTGLLGLTLATPIIAILIVLVKMLYVQDVLGDDSVQV; from the coding sequence ATGAATCCAGCCCCTACCCCCCCATCCTCACCTGGTAGCGCCTACGTGTGGCGCGTAGGCGTTGCGGTAGGTATCACCCTCTTAGTCCTATTACTGACAGGCTTACTAGGCACGGCGTTCGGGGTTTTTTTGCGGGTGCTGGCGGCGCTGCTCATTGCCCTACCCCTGCGGGCGGGGGCCGACTGGCTGCATCGGCGCACGAAGCTGCCCACGGGGCTGGCGCTGCTAGTAGTGACGCTGCTAGTGCTGGGACTGCTGATGGGCATGGGCTGGCTGTTTTCGGACCGCATCAGCGAGCAGGTGCGCGGGCTGCAAGAGGAATTGCCGCGGGCCGTGCGCGACGTGCAGGCGCGGGTACAGGGTACCGAGTGGGGCCAGTGGCTGAGCCGCGAAAACATCGATTTTACCCACATCGCCGGGGGTACTTCGGCGTGGCTGGGCCGGGCCACGGGCATTTTTTCGAGCACACTCAGCGTGCTGGCCGATACCTACGTTATCGTGTTTCTGGCGCTCTTTATCGTCATTCAGCCCAAGCTCTACCGGGCGGGCCTGGTGATGCTGGTATCCAAGGCCCACCGCGAACGGGCCGACCAAGTACTTGACAAAATCAGTGATACGTTGGTGAAATGGGTGCTGGGCCGGCTGGTGTCGATGCTGGCCGTGGGCATGCTCACGGTGCTGGGCCTGTGGGCGCTGGGAATGCCGATGGCGGCAGTGCTGGGGCTATTTGCGGGGTTGGTGACGTTTATTCCCAATATCGGCCCCATCATTTCGATGGTGCCGGCGCTGCTACTGGCCTTCTTCAACGGCGGCCCCCACATGGCGCTCTACGTGCTGCTGCTGTACCTGGGCGTGCAAACGCTGGAAAGCGCGGCCGTGTCGCCGATAGTGCAACAGCGGCTGATTCTGATGCCGCCGGCGCTTATTTTCATCGGTCAGCTTATTATCGGCTCTTACACGGGGCTGCTGGGTCTTACGCTGGCTACGCCCATCATCGCCATTCTCATTGTGCTGGTGAAGATGCTCTACGTGCAGGACGTGCTGGGCGACGACTCGGTACAGGTGTGA